One window of Deltaproteobacteria bacterium genomic DNA carries:
- a CDS encoding S-(hydroxymethyl)glutathione dehydrogenase (catalyzes the formation of S-formylglutathione from S-(hydroxymethyl)glutathione; also catalyzes the formation of aldehyde or ketone from alcohols): MKVRAAICWEPRQPLGECLVRLVATGVCHTDASTVSG; the protein is encoded by the coding sequence GTGAAGGTCCGCGCCGCCATCTGCTGGGAGCCGCGCCAGCCCCTCGGCGAGTGCCTGGTGCGCCTGGTCGCGACGGGCGTCTGCCACACCGACGCCTCCACGGTGAGCGGG
- a CDS encoding type II toxin-antitoxin system VapC family toxin, which yields MAEPPAGSAGAEGVPSRAPLAHAGARDPPAAPREGEVKACVLDTHAFVWYVQGRRVGRSAGRMLREVDRGRCRAWIPAIVPVEIVLLRERGRSAIGIPELEATLERNSELQLLPLDLAQAREFALLPGVHDPFDRMIMAAARAVGCPLLSADTGMQESGLLQVVWD from the coding sequence TCGCGTGCGCCGCTCGCTCACGCGGGAGCTCGAGACCCGCCTGCGGCGCCACGCGAAGGTGAAGTGAAGGCCTGCGTCCTCGATACGCACGCCTTCGTCTGGTACGTGCAGGGGCGGCGGGTCGGAAGGTCGGCGGGACGCATGCTGCGCGAGGTCGATCGCGGGCGATGCCGCGCCTGGATTCCGGCGATCGTCCCGGTGGAGATCGTGCTCTTGCGCGAGCGCGGGCGGAGCGCGATCGGCATCCCCGAGCTGGAGGCGACGCTGGAGCGGAATTCCGAGCTCCAGCTCCTCCCGCTCGACCTCGCCCAGGCGAGGGAGTTTGCGCTTCTACCCGGGGTGCACGACCCCTTCGACCGCATGATCATGGCGGCCGCGCGGGCCGTCGGCTGCCCGCTCCTCTCCGCCGACACCGGCATGCAAGAGAGCGGTCTGTTGCAGGTCGTCTGGGACTGA